In one Rutidosis leptorrhynchoides isolate AG116_Rl617_1_P2 chromosome 8, CSIRO_AGI_Rlap_v1, whole genome shotgun sequence genomic region, the following are encoded:
- the LOC139864302 gene encoding uncharacterized protein, translating to MNQKIDVIRARLKAAQDRKKSYADKRRRPIEFKEGDMVMLKVSPWRGCLADDSMWVRLNEITLNNKLEYVEEPVAILDEKVKEIRNKSMRTYKVQSRHRKGSECTWESEDFVKEHLPSLHAV from the exons ATGAACCAAAAGATCGATGTGATTCGTGCTCGCCTCAAGGCGGCACAAGACCGAAAAAAGTCGTATGCGGATAAGAGAAGGCGACCGATTGAATTTAAGgagggtgatatggtgatgcttaaagtgtcGCCATGGAGGGGT tgtcttgcggatgactcgatgtGGGTACGTTTGAACGAAATTACTCTAAATAACAAATTAGAGTATGTGGAAGAGCCGGTTGCTATTCTTGATGAGAAAGTTAAAGAGATTCGAAATAAGAGCATGCGGACTTATAAGGTGCAATCGCGTCACCGAAAGGGGTCCGAGTGTACATGGGAATCCGAGGATTTTGTGAAGGAGCATCTACCTTCTTTACATGCTGTGTAG